The following proteins come from a genomic window of Populus alba chromosome 12, ASM523922v2, whole genome shotgun sequence:
- the LOC118044857 gene encoding probable myosin-binding protein 5, producing the protein MAKRSFKRFVEQELGKLPLFLIYAVLEWVLIAVLFIDGFLAFFANEFAKFFELKIPCLLCTRIDHVLVHRDADFYYNESICGTHKKEVSCLAYCHVHKKLSDIRNMCEGCLLSFATERESDCDLFKFPAGVLHKDIELFADDDRDIHLRLPALGNDIVVPADKSSPHQCSCCGEPLKVKSFSKGKIAGVLSQAPAPSPRAPFVTLRNEGPRKLDLSHVRYTELKEDVKAAMVPLLTEAENMNEERTPTFSRGNKFFGIPLTDSATASPRAFTRFPRKSLLDKTELSSETVEGTSLSNEVDDDSILQHLKKQVRLDRKSLMALYMELDEERSASAVAANNAMAMITRLQAEKAAVQMEALQYQRMMEEQAEYDQEALQATRDIVSKREEQIKTLEAELVAYREKYGVLMGEDFMESGDEMDEDCHHLKTESHSSYTERYECLSPSYSSTEGQNNAENVFYQSKSPSFLAVENGGETEDKALKAFQGQEPHRLGRLNNWDKKVHVSSVDGDLSSQSSSDDVSHSEKVTDQEREADLVKESSHLHGSAKDLDAEGGFLKLADHTLQNGSEVTSDSLQKICYQTSSVDGIRYHASSMVLTAKSLPGDVEALKFEAS; encoded by the exons ATGGCAAAGAGATCATTTAAACGTTTTGTGGAACAAGAACTTGGAAAACTCCCACTCTTCTTGATCTATGCCGTGCTCGAATGGGTGTTGATTGCTGTGCTATTTATTGATGggtttcttgctttttttgcCAACGAATTCGCCAAGTTCTTCGAGTTGAAAATCCCTTGTTTGCTCTGCACTAGGATTGATCATGTCCTGGTTCATAGAGATGCTGATTTTTATTACAATGAATCCATATGTGGAACTCACAAGAAGGAGGTTTCATGTCTGGCTTACTGTCATGTCCACAAGAAGCTTTCTGACATACGAAACATGTGTGAGGGGtgtcttctttcttttgctACAGAGAGAGAATCAGATTGCGATTTATTCAAGTTTCCTGCAGGGGTTTTACATAAGGACATCGAGCTGTTTGCTGATGATGATCGTGACATCCATTTGAGGTTGCCTGCTTTAGGAAATGACATCGTGGTGCCAGCTGACAAGAGCAGCCCCCATCAGTGTTCATGTTGTGGGGAACCATTGAAGGTAAAGTCCTTCTCGAAGGGAAAGATTGCAGGCGTGCTCTCACAGGCTCCTGCTCCTTCTCCCCGAGCACCATTTGTTACTTTGAGAAATGAGGGCCCTCGCAAGTTGGATTTATCTCATGTGCGATACACAGAACTCAA GGAAGATGTCAAAGCTGCTATGGTGCCATTGCTGACAGAAGCTGAGAATATGAATGAAGAAAGGACCCCTACATTTTCCAGAGGAAATAAGTTTTTCGGAATCCCACTAACAGATTCAGCCACCGCTAGTCCTAGGGCATTTACTAGGTTTCCAAGGAAATCACTCCTCGACAAGACTGAACTTTCTTCAGAGACCGTAGAAGGGACTTCTCTATCAAACGAAGTAGATGATGACTCAATTTTGCAACATTTAAAGAAACAGGTTCGTCTGGATCGCAAGTCGCTGATGGCTTTATACATGGAATTGGATGAAGAAAGAAGCGCTTCTGCTGTTGCGGCTAATAATGCAATGGCCATGATCACCCGGTTGCAAGCAGAGAAGGCAGCTGTTCAGATGGAGGCATTACAGTATCAGAGAATGATGGAGGAGCAGGCAGAGTATGACCAAGAGGCCCTGCAAGCAACAAGGGATATAGTTTCCAAGAGAGAGGAGCAAATCAAGACTTTAGAGGCTGAGCTCGTAGCTTATAGAGAAAAATATGGTGTCCTGATGGGAGAAGATTTTATGGAATCTGGAGATGAGATGGATGAGGATTGTCATCATTTGAAAACAGAGTCTCATTCTTCTTATACCGAAAGATACGAATGTCTCAGCCCATCTTATAGCTCCACAGAAGGGCAAAATAATGCTGAAAATGTGTTTTATCAAAGCAAGTCTCCATCTTTTCTGGCTGTTGAGAACGGAGGGGAAACTGAAGACAAAGCACTGAAGGCTTTTCAAGGGCAAGAACCTCATCGTCTAGGTCGGTTGAACAATTGGGACAAGAAAGTACATGTTTCATCAGTTGACGGGGATCTCTCCTCGCAGTCTAGTTCTGATGATGTTAGCCACTCCGAGAAAGTGACAG ATCAAGAAAGGGAAGCAGATTTAGTCAAAGAATCCTCACATCTTCATGGATCAGCAAAGGACCTTGATGCTGAAGGTGGATTCTTGAAGCTTGCTGATCATACACTCCAAAATGGAAGTGAAGTTACGTCGGATAGTCTTCAGAAGATTT GTTACCAAACATCTTCTGTGGATGGCATTAGGTACCATGCTTCCTCTATGGTGCTAACTG CAAAATCATTGCCGGGAGATGTTGAGGCCTTGAAGTTTGAAGCTTCTTGA
- the LOC118044591 gene encoding serine/threonine-protein phosphatase PP2A catalytic subunit: MPSHVDLDRQIEHLMQCKPLAEAEVKALCEQARAVLVEEWNVQPVKCPVTVCGDIHGQFHDLVELFRIGGNAPDTNYLFMGDYVDRGYYSVETVTLLVALKVRYRDRITILRGNHESRQITQVYGFYDECLRKYGNANVWKHFTDLFDYLPLTALIESQIFCLHGGLSPSLDTLDNIRSLDRLQEVPHEGPMCDLLWSDPDDRCGWGISPRGAGYTFGQDISQQFNHTNGLALISRAHQLVMEGYNWSQDKNVVTVFSAPNYCYRCGNMAAILEIGENMEQNFLQFDPAPRQIEPDTTRRTPDYFL; encoded by the exons atgCCGTCTCACGTGGATCTGGACCGTCAGATCGAGCACTTGATGCAGTGCAAGCCGCTAGCTGAAGCAGAAGTTAAAGCACTGTGTGAGCAGGCCAGAGCGGTCCTTGTGGAGGAATGGAACGTTCAGCCTGTCAAATGTCCAGTAACTGTCTGCGGTGATATTCACGGTCAGTTCCATGATCTTGTCGAGCTCTTTCGCATCGGTGGTAACGCTCCTGACACTAATTACCTCTTCATGGGCGACTATGTAG ATCGAGGATATTACTCTGTGGAGACTGTCACTCTTTTAGTGGCACTGAAAGTTCGATATAGAGACAGGATCACAATTCTAAGAGGAAATCATGAGAGTCGTCAAATAACTCAAGT GTATGGATTTTATGATGAATGCTTGAGGAAGTATGGAAATGCCAATGTCTGGAAACATTTCACCGACCTCTTTGATTATCTCCCACTTACAGCCCTAATTGAGAGTCAg ATCTTCTGCTTGCACGGTGGTCTTTCCCCATCTTTGGACACATTAGATAATATCCGTTCCCTAGACCGTTTACAGGAG GTACCTCATGAGGGTCCAATGTGTGACCTCCTTTGGTCTGATCCGGATGATCGTTGTGGATGGGGAATTTCTCCTCGTGGGGCTGGATACACCTTTGGACAGGATATCTCTCAACAGTTCAACCACACTAATGGGCTTGCTCTCATTTCTAGAGCTCACCAGCTTGTTATGGAAGGATACAATTGGTCCCAG GACAAGAATGTGGTGACAGTGTTCAGTGCGCCAAATTACTGCTATCGCTGTGGGAATATGGCTGCAATACTTGAGATAGGGGAGAATATGGAGCAGAATTTCCTTCAATTTGATCCAGCACCTCGACAGATTGAACCCGATACAACACGCAGAACTCCtgactattttttataa